One Ignavibacterium sp. DNA segment encodes these proteins:
- a CDS encoding HAMP domain-containing sensor histidine kinase has product MIRRKHYFVNNLVIFVLAQLVWLALLGLWIYWYVSNYLIFEQVGETVSPQINIDTPSVFPFVGGIVLLVGLSFSLVLIFRHLNVQIRLRRLYDNFIDNVTHELKSPLSSIQLYLETLVSRDVPQEKRKEFYELMMKDTARLQNLINSILEISKIESKKKRSSFALHQANEFLPKLIEDSAAQFRLNRNDLKLETTGSCEIEVDAGSFKIVFDNLIDNAIKYSTGSLKLEIKIICNQKKLEITFKDNGIGLPSNEQKKIFQKFYRIYDKDIPNVKGTGLGLYWVKEIIKNHKGKITAHSEGKAKGTTINIVLPVRKSKVTEIEREKGKLQ; this is encoded by the coding sequence ATGATTCGCAGAAAACATTACTTTGTTAACAATCTTGTAATATTTGTTTTAGCACAGCTTGTTTGGCTTGCACTTCTTGGCTTGTGGATTTACTGGTATGTTTCAAACTATCTGATTTTTGAACAGGTTGGTGAAACTGTTTCACCACAAATAAATATTGATACCCCAAGCGTTTTTCCTTTTGTAGGCGGAATAGTGCTGCTTGTGGGATTATCGTTCAGTCTTGTTTTAATTTTTCGTCACCTTAATGTTCAGATAAGGTTAAGACGTTTGTATGATAACTTTATCGATAACGTAACACACGAATTAAAGTCGCCGTTATCATCAATTCAACTCTATCTTGAAACATTAGTTTCCAGAGATGTTCCCCAAGAAAAGAGAAAAGAGTTTTATGAGTTGATGATGAAAGATACAGCACGACTGCAAAATCTTATTAACTCAATCCTTGAGATTTCTAAAATTGAAAGCAAAAAAAAGAGAAGTTCATTTGCCTTACATCAGGCAAACGAGTTTCTGCCAAAACTGATCGAAGATTCAGCAGCACAGTTCAGATTAAACCGGAATGATCTTAAACTTGAAACGACCGGCAGCTGCGAAATTGAAGTTGACGCCGGCTCTTTTAAAATAGTTTTTGATAATCTGATTGATAATGCGATTAAGTATTCAACCGGCAGCTTAAAGTTAGAGATAAAAATAATTTGTAATCAGAAAAAACTTGAGATAACCTTTAAGGATAACGGAATCGGTCTGCCATCAAATGAACAAAAGAAAATCTTTCAAAAGTTCTACAGAATTTATGATAAGGATATCCCTAATGTAAAAGGAACAGGTCTCGGACTTTACTGGGTTAAGGAGATTATAAAAAATCATAAAGGAAAAATAACCGCGCATAGTGAGGGTAAAGCAAAAGGAACAACTATTAACATTGTTTTACCAGTTCGAAAAAGCAAGGTAACTGAGATTGAAAGGGAAAAAGGGAAACTACAATGA
- a CDS encoding response regulator transcription factor has translation MSAKILLVEDEENLAMGLEYNLKEEGYKVDWAKDGKEAINFFAENNYDLILLDIMLPYLNGFEVAGFIRKENPQMPILMLTARTGVDDKVKGLEIGADDYITKPFHLKELLLRIKGMLKRKSWYSSVVKHEPIYKFGGNEINFENFKCRKGKTEFQLTSYEAMIMKYLILNKNKIVTRKELLENVWNTAPDVETRTIDNFMVRLRKYFENDPADPKFILSVRSAGYMFQDQI, from the coding sequence ATGAGCGCAAAAATATTATTGGTTGAAGACGAAGAAAACCTCGCAATGGGACTTGAATATAACCTTAAGGAAGAAGGATATAAAGTAGATTGGGCAAAGGATGGTAAAGAGGCAATAAATTTTTTTGCTGAAAATAATTATGATCTCATACTTCTTGATATAATGCTTCCATACTTAAATGGTTTTGAAGTTGCCGGATTCATTAGAAAGGAAAATCCGCAAATGCCGATTTTAATGCTTACTGCACGTACCGGTGTTGATGATAAAGTAAAGGGATTAGAAATTGGAGCTGATGATTATATTACAAAACCTTTTCATCTTAAGGAATTGCTGCTTCGCATAAAGGGGATGCTAAAACGAAAAAGCTGGTATAGCTCTGTTGTAAAACACGAGCCGATTTATAAGTTTGGCGGTAACGAAATAAATTTTGAAAATTTTAAATGCAGAAAAGGCAAAACAGAATTCCAGCTTACCTCGTATGAAGCAATGATAATGAAATATCTTATATTAAATAAAAATAAGATCGTTACCCGGAAAGAGCTTTTGGAAAATGTCTGGAACACCGCACCCGATGTTGAAACAAGAACTATTGATAATTTTATGGTACGTTTAAGAAAATATTTTGAGAACGATCCGGCTGATCCGAAATTTATTTTAAGTGTAAGAAGCGCCGGATATATGTTTCAGGATCAAATTTAA
- a CDS encoding carbonic anhydrase: MDRLIQINKVSDIPAVYQNTPIGLLLEYHNLNRGFENYTDAQLLIGMCMDHRNNLNLPEKFTYRIRTGGANLRYSEFKVSFAISVGGVKHIALIGHSNCSMVNLVSKKDQFVKKLAENGGWSIEQAEEHFNNYAPMFEINNEIDFILSETARLRKRYPKIQIAPMYYRVEDDLLYFIKE, translated from the coding sequence ATGGATAGATTAATTCAAATAAATAAAGTCTCTGATATTCCTGCTGTTTATCAAAACACTCCTATTGGATTACTTTTAGAATATCATAATTTAAACCGCGGGTTTGAAAATTACACAGATGCACAACTACTTATTGGTATGTGTATGGATCATAGAAATAATCTCAACCTACCGGAAAAATTTACGTACAGAATCCGCACAGGAGGCGCTAATTTAAGATATAGTGAATTTAAAGTTTCATTTGCTATTTCTGTCGGTGGAGTTAAGCACATCGCACTTATTGGTCATAGCAATTGCAGTATGGTAAATCTTGTTTCTAAAAAGGATCAATTTGTAAAAAAACTTGCTGAAAATGGCGGCTGGAGTATTGAACAAGCTGAAGAACATTTTAACAACTATGCGCCAATGTTTGAGATCAACAATGAAATTGATTTTATACTTAGTGAAACTGCCAGATTGAGAAAACGATATCCCAAAATTCAGATTGCACCAATGTATTATAGGGTTGAAGACGATCTTCTTTATTTTATAAAGGAATAA
- a CDS encoding B12-binding domain-containing radical SAM protein translates to MKVLLVYPETPSTFWSFKEALKFVSKKSAEPPLGLITIASMLPEEWDKKLIDLNVSKLTDKNISWADYVFISAMNVHLKSFRDIIRRCNKLGVKVAAGGPLCTTQYNELLGVDHFILNEAEITLPLFLADLKNGSPKHIYQTDEFPDISLAPVPMWELLDMKKYASMSLQYSRGCPYDCEFCSITMLNGRRPRAKSTDQFITELNRLYELGWRGGVSVVDDNFIGNKRKLKEDTLPALIKWSKEKKYPFFFITEVSINLADDEQLMKLMVEAGFNSIFVGIETPNNESLNECGKKQNLKRDLIQSVNRLQKNGMLVSGGFIVGFDNDTENIFDDQIDFIQRSGIPNAMVGLLNAPTGTKLYNRMRDEGRLLDMFSGNNMDASINFIPKMNYKNLIQGYSRLLNTIYSQEEYYNRLKIFLKEYNVPEWTPKIINLEQLKAFVRLLWLLGIIEKGKKYFWKLFFVSLWKYPRKFPTAMTLAVYGFHFRRVIRTV, encoded by the coding sequence ATGAAAGTGCTGCTTGTTTACCCTGAAACTCCTTCAACATTCTGGAGCTTTAAGGAAGCATTAAAGTTTGTATCAAAAAAATCTGCTGAACCACCGCTTGGTTTAATAACAATTGCTTCAATGCTTCCTGAAGAATGGGATAAAAAATTGATCGATCTTAATGTTTCAAAACTTACAGATAAAAATATTTCGTGGGCAGATTATGTTTTTATCAGCGCAATGAATGTTCATCTGAAATCGTTCAGAGATATTATCAGAAGATGTAATAAGCTGGGAGTAAAAGTTGCTGCCGGTGGTCCGCTCTGTACAACGCAGTATAACGAGCTTCTTGGTGTTGATCATTTTATTCTTAACGAAGCTGAAATTACACTGCCGTTATTCTTAGCGGATTTGAAAAACGGAAGTCCAAAACACATTTACCAAACTGATGAATTCCCTGATATTTCGTTAGCACCGGTTCCAATGTGGGAGTTGCTTGATATGAAAAAATATGCATCAATGAGTTTGCAGTATTCCCGCGGCTGTCCGTATGACTGTGAATTTTGCAGCATAACTATGCTAAATGGAAGAAGACCCCGGGCTAAATCCACTGATCAATTTATTACCGAACTGAATCGTTTATACGAGTTAGGCTGGCGAGGCGGAGTTTCTGTTGTTGATGATAATTTTATCGGGAACAAAAGAAAACTTAAAGAAGATACTTTGCCGGCTTTAATCAAGTGGTCAAAAGAAAAAAAATATCCTTTCTTTTTTATAACTGAAGTTTCAATAAATCTTGCTGACGACGAACAGCTAATGAAGTTGATGGTGGAGGCTGGATTTAACAGCATCTTCGTTGGAATTGAAACACCAAATAACGAAAGCCTGAACGAGTGCGGTAAGAAACAAAACCTTAAGCGCGATCTTATACAATCGGTTAATCGCTTACAAAAAAACGGAATGCTTGTATCAGGCGGCTTTATAGTTGGTTTTGATAACGATACTGAAAATATTTTTGATGATCAGATTGATTTTATACAAAGGAGCGGAATACCAAATGCAATGGTTGGATTGCTGAACGCACCAACAGGAACCAAACTTTACAACAGAATGAGAGATGAGGGAAGATTACTCGATATGTTTAGCGGCAACAATATGGATGCAAGTATAAATTTTATTCCTAAGATGAATTATAAAAATCTTATTCAGGGTTACAGTAGATTGTTGAACACAATTTATTCTCAGGAGGAATATTATAATCGCTTAAAAATATTTTTAAAAGAATATAATGTACCAGAATGGACTCCGAAGATTATAAATCTCGAACAGCTAAAAGCTTTCGTAAGATTGTTATGGCTTCTTGGAATTATTGAGAAAGGGAAAAAATATTTCTGGAAACT
- a CDS encoding T9SS type A sorting domain-containing protein, translating to MEFRITVLVILLGFIQTFPQQDDFEKFFNKKLNTRTIISEKTTEDVYLIKESIEQKWINSAWLNTSRYTYYYDSVNFNYLTTIEAWDNNQWVNETQYWTVVDENGNIIEEIYKAWVDNDWVNSERFLYEYDGNGNTITELSQSWNSSNWVNSNRTVYTHINDHLTEKLYQQWDNTNWLNVDRYQYTFVNNNLTEELFQQYISGWNNVELIQNSYDSQNNIIETLYNRWENDNWFLESKFTNQYSNGNLTVVILQEGWIDTIWTNIVLQTINYNSNHLLIEYVAQYWHSINGWINQQRWVRTYTPDNKFLEWVTQFWQNNNWENSSRLISTYDANGNETVFAWEMWENSAWQNHIQILYNYTVVSDIEENLGNEFNYSLAQNYPNPFNPSTRIQYSTSSMQHVSLKVYDLLGREVATLLDEYKSAGFYELEFDASKLSSGVYFYKLKAGDYFQTKKMIYLK from the coding sequence ATGGAATTCAGAATTACAGTATTAGTAATATTGCTTGGTTTTATTCAGACCTTTCCGCAACAAGATGATTTTGAAAAATTTTTTAATAAGAAACTTAATACAAGAACAATCATTTCAGAAAAAACAACTGAGGATGTGTATCTTATTAAAGAAAGCATCGAGCAAAAATGGATCAACTCTGCATGGCTGAATACCAGCAGATATACATATTACTATGATTCAGTTAACTTCAATTATCTAACAACAATTGAAGCCTGGGATAATAATCAATGGGTAAACGAAACTCAGTACTGGACGGTTGTTGATGAAAATGGAAATATTATTGAAGAAATTTATAAAGCCTGGGTAGATAATGACTGGGTTAATTCCGAGAGATTCTTATATGAATATGATGGGAATGGAAATACAATTACTGAGTTAAGCCAAAGCTGGAATTCTTCTAATTGGGTCAATTCAAACAGAACCGTCTATACACATATAAACGACCATCTTACAGAGAAACTTTACCAGCAATGGGACAATACCAATTGGCTTAATGTAGATAGATATCAATACACTTTTGTTAATAACAATCTAACCGAAGAACTTTTTCAGCAATATATATCTGGCTGGAATAATGTTGAATTAATTCAAAATTCCTACGACAGCCAGAACAACATAATCGAAACACTTTATAACAGATGGGAAAATGATAACTGGTTTCTTGAATCGAAATTTACAAATCAATACAGTAATGGAAATCTTACAGTAGTAATACTCCAGGAAGGATGGATTGACACTATATGGACAAACATTGTTTTGCAAACGATAAACTACAACAGTAATCATTTGTTAATAGAATATGTCGCTCAATACTGGCATAGCATAAACGGCTGGATAAACCAACAAAGATGGGTAAGAACTTATACTCCTGATAACAAATTTTTAGAATGGGTAACTCAATTCTGGCAGAATAATAATTGGGAAAACTCCAGCAGGTTAATATCCACTTATGATGCTAATGGCAATGAAACTGTCTTTGCATGGGAAATGTGGGAAAACTCTGCCTGGCAGAATCATATACAGATATTGTATAACTACACTGTAGTTAGTGATATTGAAGAAAACTTAGGTAATGAATTTAATTATTCATTAGCACAGAACTATCCCAATCCGTTTAATCCATCAACCAGGATACAATATTCAACAAGCAGTATGCAGCATGTTTCACTAAAAGTGTATGATTTGTTGGGTAGAGAAGTTGCAACTCTGCTTGATGAATACAAATCGGCTGGATTTTACGAACTTGAATTTGATGCGAGTAAACTCTCAAGTGGAGTTTATTTTTACAAATTAAAAGCCGGAGATTATTTTCAAACAAAGAAAATGATTTATTTAAAGTAA